TAATACAAGCTGTCGCTGTCCAGGCCGTACAGCCGGGTGTCGAGAAAACCGGAGCCTGCGTGAAACATGCCGATGGGTGAAACATGATCGGTGAAATTGGCGACGACAATGTAGTACGAGGCGGGGTTCAGCTTCAGCCCGCTTTGGTCGATCAGCTTGCGCAAGCTGTCCGAGGCCATGTCTACCTCGCCTTCGATGAAAAAGCGATAAGACTTGGCAAAAAGATCCGTGCTGTCATTCACGGCATAGGGCGTGCCGGTCACGGGCTTGGGCACGATGACAACCTTTTCCTGCGCGGCGGCAAAATGCGCCAACAGCAACAGCAACACAAAACTCCAGGTCAAACGTCGTTGCATAAATTTTCCTTGTTAGAATAAAATTCTGAAAGTTTATCGCAGAATAGTTTGTCGGCAGAATGATTTGAAATAATTCTGCCGATACATCATCCTGCCAAAAATGTCACATAAGTCACCCGGCTTGCCGGGAAAATGATTGCTGAAATTGATTATGGCAAATAGTGCGGCGCCAGCGTGATTTGCAGGCGCGCAAGCGCCTCGGCTGATTCCTGCAAAAATTTGCCGATCACGTTCGCGCCCACGGCATACGCCGCGCCATAGTTGATCAGGTTGACTTCTTGAGCGCTGATCTGCGGCAAATCTGCGGGATTGAGATTTTCTCCGATCAAGGCGTTTTGCGGCGGCGCGAGATAGTTCAACTTGTCCGAGGACACCCCGCGCACGATGCCGGCGAGTTGCAAACCGTGCTTGGGCCGCACGACGAAAACCGGCCCGCCGGAAAAGCCCGAGCGCGCCACGGCATCGATCAAGAAAAAACCCTCGTGCGGCAGCAGGCTGATCAGGCCGCTGGTCAACTGCTTGGTTTCCTTGGGATAGCCGAACAGATAGCAGAAATCGCCCCACGCCACCGGTTCTTCGAAGGCAATGCTGGAAGCGTAGGCAAATCCCACGTTGAAGGTGGAGGGCACGCGCAGCAAAGCCAAATCCGCGCGCTCATCGGCGATGATCATCTCCGCGGCAATCAGATGATTGCTCTGCGAGAGAATGTAATGTTCCTGCTTGCGCATGAGGGCGCGCGAGTGCAGGATATCGGTGCGCCGGCCCTCACTGTCGCGGTAGTAACTGTTGATGGTGTCACGATGAATCACAACATGCGCGCAAGTCAAAACGATGGTGTGGCGCTCGTCACGGTGAATGATCAGGCCTGCGCCGTTGACTCTTTCCG
This window of the Cytophagia bacterium CHB2 genome carries:
- a CDS encoding trypsin-like peptidase domain-containing protein translates to MNFRQIGCCITIGLLSVALYSCGAGLESKSFQPDQAIFSREIQKSLETVVHSIVGVGAIFNYRVEAYNHQLVEGRFQPDSTSPTGYQLQAGNAILRSQQTERVNGAGLIIHRDERHTIVLTCAHVVIHRDTINSYYRDSEGRRTDILHSRALMRKQEHYILSQSNHLIAAEMIIADERADLALLRVPSTFNVGFAYASSIAFEEPVAWGDFCYLFGYPKETKQLTSGLISLLPHEGFFLIDAVARSGFSGGPVFVVRPKHGLQLAGIVRGVSSDKLNYLAPPQNALIGENLNPADLPQISAQEVNLINYGAAYAVGANVIGKFLQESAEALARLQITLAPHYLP